From the Deinococcus gobiensis I-0 genome, the window CGCCGGGGGCGAAGCGGCGCTGCGGGTGGACGCCAACCGGCTGATCTTCGCGCTGGCCTGACTGAAGGGTCAGAACGTGAAGAAACGGCTATGGGCGCGGTTTCCGGGCTGGGCGTAGCGTACCGCTATGACCAAGAAGAGCAAGCCCTCCAAGAAAGCCCCGTTGCAGGAGACCTCGGACGGCGCGCCGGTCGCCGCCGCTGCCCAGAACACCGATCAGGCCGACGCCGCGCACCTGAACGTCACCAACAACGCCCTGGTGGACCACAACTACCTCTCGGAAGAGGAGTTTCAGGTCGTCTCCGAGACGCTCCAGCGCAACCTCTCGACGACCATCACCCTGTACCTGAAGTTCAAGAAGTACCACTGGGACATCCGGGGCCGTTTCTTCCGCGACCTGCACCTCGCCTACGACGAGTTCATCGACGAGTTCTTCGAGAGCATCGACGAGCAGGCCGAGCGCCTCGTCGCCCTGGGCGGCAGCCCGGCGAGCGCCCCGAGCGACCTCGAACGCTACAGCGTGATCAAGGTGCCCACCGAAACCGTGCGTGACGCCCGCACCCAGGTCGCCGACCTCGTGCAGGACCTGACCCGCATCTCCAAGGCCTACCGCGACGACAGCAAGACGGTGGACGACCACAACGACCCCGCCACCTCCGACATGTACAACGGCTACGCCGCGACCATCGACAAGATCCGCTGGATGCTCCAGGCAGTCATGGACGACGACCGCATGAACTGAGCCCCGGTTTCCGGGCTTGTTCAGGCCGCCGGGCTCGCCCTGGCGGCCTTTTTCGGCTGGAGGTGCAGGTGGTGGGCAAACCCAAATTCGATTACGCGCTGCACTACGCCGAGCTCGACCTGCGCGCCCATCCCGAGCTGTACCGGGTGGGGACAGGCGAGCAGGGGGTGCTGCTGGTGCAGCCCTACAAGGCCGAAATCCTGCCGCACTGGCGTTTCGCCACGCCGGAGGTGGCCCGCGAGAGCAGCGAGAAGATCTATGCGATGTTTCTCGACTATCTCGCGCAGGGCGATTTCGTGGGGGCCGACATGGCCCGCAAGTTTCTCCAGATGGGCTATACCCGTTCGCGCCGCTACGCCAACCACAAGGGCGGCAAAAAATACGACGGCCCCGTGCCCGACGACAAGAAGGGCCAGAGCGGGGCGCACGGCCGCGCCGAACTGCCCCGCAGCCCCGAGGACCCGGTGAAGGCCGAGTCGGCGCGCATCTTCAAGGCGAAGTGGGCCCAGGCGGAGGAGAATGCCGACTACGCCGCGCGCAAGAAGGCCCACAAGGCGCAGTACGGCTGAGCTGCGCGGCGACACGGTCTGCCCACCTTGAGCGCGGTATGCTGAGGTTATGCACCTTCCCGTAAGTCACATCCTGGCCGGGGGCCGCGCGTGAGCTGGCTCGACCGTCTGCGCGCCGGCCTGAGCAAGACGCGCGCGCAGCTCAGCGGCACGGCCGATCTGGAAGGCGACGTGCAGGCGGCCTTCACGCGCATGGATACCATCGAGGACCTCGAATACGCGCTGATCGCCGCCGATGTGGGCCGCGCCGCGACCGAGGAGATCATCGAGGACATCCGGCGGATCGGGGGCGGCAACCTGCAAGACGCCCTGATGCAGGCGCTGACGCTGCAGCTCGAACCCGACGCCCGGCGCGCCGAGTTCCGCAAGCTGGGGTTCTCGCCCGACGTGGGGCGCGGCCGGGTGGACCCCAAGGGCCACGTGGTCATGGTGATCGGCGTGAACGGCGTGGGCAAGACGACCACCATCGCCAAGCTCGGGCAGTACTACATGGAGCGCGGCAAGAGCGTGATGTTCGCGGCCGGCGACACCTTCCGCGCGGCGGCGGGCGCGCAGCTCGGCGTGTGGGGCGACCGCCTCGGCGTGCCGGTGGTGCAGGGCCCCGACGGCGGCGACCCGGCGGCGGTGGCCTTCGACGCGGCGAGCGCCCGCAAGGCGCGCGGCACCGACCTGCTGCTCATCGACACGGCCGGACGCCTGCACAACAAGCACAACCTGATGGAAGAGCTGAAGAAGGTGCAGCGCGTGGTGGACAAGGCCGACCCCGGCGAGCCGGCCGAGGTGTGGCTGGTGCTCGACGCCGTGACGGGCCAGAACGGGCTGCAACAGGCCAAGAAGTTCCACGAGTCCACACCGCTGACCGGCGTCGTCGTGACCAAGCTCGACGGCACGGCCAAGGGCGGCATCCTGGTGCCCATCGTGCGTGAGCTGGGCGTGCCCATCAAGTTCATCGGGGTGGGCGAGCAGGCCGGCGATCTCCAGCCCTTCGACAGCCGCGATTTCGTGCGGGCGCTGTTCGACGTGCAGCTGCCGCAGTAGTCCAGGCGCACCTTCATTTTCGCGGCTGTCACGGACCGGACAGGCCTGACTTTCTAGTTTGTAGGGACATCAGTCGCCGGTGGGTGTGTTGCCGGCGCCAAGGACCCCTATGACCTGTCGCCCACTGCCCCTACTGCTCCTCCCCCTCCTGCTCGCCGCCTGTGGAAGCGCGGTGAAGGGAAGTGTCGGGACGGCTCCCGATCCTGCGCCCGCGCCCACACCCATCGGCTCCGTCGCCAAGCCGGACCCCGGCGACCAGACCCAGAGCGCCGAGGAAGCGCAGCTGCTGCGCGAGCTGAATGCTGCGCGCGCCGTGGGCCGGACCTGCGGCGGCCAGTACATGCCCGCCGTACCCGCCGTCACCTGGAACGGCTATCTGGCCAAGTCGGCGCGGGCTTACGTGCAGGACATGGCGACGCGGGGCTTTTTCGCGCACGTGGACCCCGACGGTCGCTGGCCCCAGCAGCGCGCCGAGGCGGCCGGATACACCGGCTGGACCAACATCGGCGAGAACATCGTCGGCGGTTACGCCGTGGGCGAGATGACGGCGGCGTGGCTCGCCAGCCCCGACCACTGCGCGGCCCTCATGTCCCCCGAGTACAAGGAAGTCGGCGTGGCCTTCATGCAGGAGGCGGGGCACGCGTTCAGCACCTACGGCGTTCAGGAGTTCGGCAGCCGCTGAGGACCTGTGCCTGCTGGCGTCAGCGGTCGGGCGTGTAGGGTGAGCCGCCGATGTACAGCAGGTCCTGGTCGTAGCGCGCGAAGAACAGGCGCTGCTCCTCGCCGCCCTGGCCCCTGAGGGTGAGGCCGTAGCCGCTGACCGCGTAGGTGCCGCCGGTCTTGCGGGAACTGCTCACCGCGACGCCGGGGCCGCTGCTGCCCCCGAAACGCCCGCCGCTGAAGGTGCCGTCGGGCCGGAAGGTGTAGGTGCCGCCGCCCACCACCATCAGGTCGCCGCCCAGCGCCGTGTTGCCGCCGCCCGAGATGGTCTGGAAGGCGCCATTGAGCTTCGTTCCGGCGGGCAGGGCCCTGGACTCGCCCTTGACCTCGAAGGTGCCGGTCTTGCCGTCCCCCCAGCGGATCACGAAGTCCTTGCCCTGACGGGTCCACTTGCCCCATTTCTGCGGTTCGAGCTGGCGCGACAGTTTGTAGTTGAAGCTGCCCGGCGCCCAGTAGGGGTCGTTGTAGACGGTGCCGTCCTTCAGGAACAGCGAGACGGGGTAGGTCGTCAGGACCATGCCGCCCACCCCGATACCGGTGGACTGTTCGATGTAGGCGCCCAGAATCTCGCTGTCCTTCAGGCCCTGCCCGGCGGCCACCAGAAATTTCTCGGCCGGCTGGGCCTTGAACTGCCAGCCCGCGTCCACGACGGCGAGGGTGGATTGCTTGAGTCCGGCCGCCTGCGCGGCGCTCAGGACCACGCAGCTGTCCAGGGTAATGCCGGTGACGTGGTCGAACTCGCGGACTCGCCCGGCCACCGTCACCTGTCCCTTGGGCGGGTTGTCGGCATCGTTCGCCATGTCGTAGCAGTACACGTCGAAGCGCGCCGCGCGCCGGTCGTCCTCCTGCGTGATGGAGCGCGAACGCTGCGTGGTGCCGCTCACGGCGATGACCGTCCCTAGCGACTGCAACTTCTTCAGGCCAGCGGCGTCCTGCTGTTGCCCGCTCGCCTTGCCCAGCGGCGCGAGGGTCTGTGCCATGAGCGACGAGAGCTGCGCGACGCTGTAGACGGCCACATTGGCGCTGGCACCGGCTGGGCGGGAAGAGGCGGAGGCGGACGGCGTGGGGGCAGCGCCGCCCGTGCCCAGCGCGGCCGCGAGGTTGGGCACCTGAGCGCGCACGTCGAAGGTGTCCGACGAAAACTGGGTCGCCAGGGCCGGGCACGACCGGCTGGCGGGCCCGAGCTTCTGTAGGGCGCTGTCCAGCGCCTGGAGGCTGCCGGCCATGTCCGCCCGCAACTGCGTGAGGGCCGCCCGGCCGACCCGCTGCGTCAGCTGCGCCTCGAAGGCCCCGAGGTTCTGGGCCTTGATCCACGCGGCGTAGGCCTGATTCACCTTCGCGGCGCTGGCGGGGTCGCGTTTCACGCAGGTGTCGCGCAGGTAGCCGGCCCCGACATACAGGGCGTAGGCCGTGCCGAGGGCCTTGAGGTCGGCGCTGCCCGCCCCCTGGGCCACTGCGCCGGGCCACAGGGAGGGGACGAGGGCCAGGCCCGCGAGCAGCGCCGTGCGTCTGGGACTCATGCCCCACCTTACTCAGGCCTGCCTGAGTGCCCCGCGAAAAAGGGGGCGGCCCGCTTGAGACCGCCTTCATGAAGGTGAGGGCGGGGTCAGCCGCCCAGGTACGCCTGCAACACCCGCTCGTCGCTCACGAGGTCGCGGCTGGGGCCCTCCAGGGTGATCTGCCCGGCTTCAAGGACGTAGGTGCGGTGGCTGCTCTGCATGGCGAGGCGGGCGTTCTGCTCGACGAGCAGGATGGTCACGCCCTGCTCGTTCAGCTCGCGGATGATGGCGAAGATCTCGCGCACGATGATGGGCGCCAGCCCTAGCGACGGCTCGTCGAGGAGCAGCAGCTTGGGCCGGCTCATCAGGGCGCGGGCAATCGCCAGCATCTGCTGTTCGCCGCCCGAGAGCGTGCCCGCGAGCTGGCCCCGGCGCTCGCCCAGGCGCGGAAAGCGCCCGTACATCCGGGCGATGTCGGCCTTTACCCCGGCGGCGTCGCGGCGGGTGTAGGCCCCCAGTTCCAGGTTGTCCTGGATGCTCTGGCGCGCGAGGACCTGCCGCCCCTCCGGACTCTGCGCGATGCCCAGGCGCACGGCCTCGTCGGTCGGAATACGGGAGATGTCGCGCCCGCCGAAGCGCACGCTGCCCGCCACCGGCCGCAGCATCCGCGAGACGGCGCGCAGGGTGGTCGTCTTGCCCGCGCCGTTCGCGCCGATGAGGGTGACGATCTCGCCCTCCTCGACGTGCAGCGACAGCCCGCGCACCGCCTGGATGGCGCCGTAGTTGACGCTGAGGTTCTCGATTTCCAGCAGGGGCACGGTCACTCGCCTCCCAGGTAGGCCTCGACGACCCGGGGGTCGCGCTGCACGCTCGCGGGGTCGCCCACCGCGATGAGTTGCCCGAAATTCAGCACGGCCACGCGGTCGCACAGGCCCATGACGAGCGGCACGTGGTGTTCGATGAGCAGCACCGTCAGGTCGAAGCGGTCGCGCACCTCGCGGATAAAGCTGGTGAGTTGCCCCTTCTCGGCCGTGTTCATGCCGGCGGCCGGCTCGTCGAGCAGCAGCACGCGCGGTTCGGTCGCCAGGGCGCGGGCGATCTCCAGCCGCCGCTGGTCGCCGTAGGAGAAGTTGCCCGCCAGTTCGCCCGCCCGGTCCGACAGGCCCACGAGGTCGAGCAGGTCCCAGGCGCGGCGCGTGGCGGCGTCCTCCTCGGCGCGCGCCAGCCCGAAGACGCCCTGCCACAGCCCGGCGCGGGTGCGCAGGTGCCCGGCGATCTTCACGTTTTCCAGCGCCGAGAGGCCCCGGAACAGCCGGATGTTCTGGAAGGTGCGGCTCAGGCCCAGGCCGGCGACCCGGTGCGGCGCGAGGCCGGTCACGCGCGTGCCCCTGTAGGTCAGGGTGCCGCTGCTGGGGGGCGTCAGGCCGGTCATGAGGTTGAACAGCGTGGTCTTGCCCGCGCCGTTGGGGCCGATCAGCCCGAAGATCTCGCCCTCGCGCACTTCGAAGCTCACGTCGTTCACCGCGATCAGCCCGCCGAAGCGCCGGGTCATGTGGCGCGCCTCCAGGACGGTCGGGGCCACGACAGTTGCGGAGGCGGTCATGGCCGCACCTCCGCCCGGGAAGCGGCGGGTCCGGGGCGCACCGGGGGGCGGGGCCGCGTCAGTTTTTGCAGCGCGCCCACGATGCCCTGGGGCAGGTACAGGCTCGCCACCACCAGCACCAGCCCGTTGATGACCAGCCGCCAGTCGGCCAGGAAGCGCAGCACCTCCGGCACGGCCGTCAGCAGGGCGCCGCCCACGACCGGTCCCCACAGGCTGCGGCTGCCGCCGATGAGCACGAAGGCCAGCGTGGCGATAGAGGCGTCGAAGGTGCCCTGCTTGGCGTTCCAGGTGTTCAGGAAGGGCGCGCTCATGGCCCCCACGATGCCCGCCAGCACGGCTCCGATGACGAAGGCCATCACCTTGTAGTGGGTCGGCGGCACGCCCATCGCGTCGGCGGCGAGTTCGTCCTCGCGCACCGCCCGCAGCGCCCGGCCCACCCGCGAGCGTTCGAGCTGCCGGGTGAACAGCAGCGTGAGCAGCAGCAGCGGCCCGAAGACGAACAGGTACTGCCAGCGGTCCTGGAAGCCGAAGGCCTGCGGAATTCCGAAGATGCCCACGGCGCCCCCGGTGATGCTCAGGTTCAGGGCGACGACCTGCAACACCGAGACGAAGGCGATGGTCGCCAGCGCGAGGTAGATGCCGCGCAGCCGCAGCGCCGGAATGCCCACCAGCAGCCCCAGCACCCCCGAGAGCAGGGCCGCGACCACCCAGGTGAGCGGAAACATGAAGTTGCCCAGCGTGTCGCGCAGGCCCGCGAGCGCCGGGTGCGTGAGCATGATGGCTGCCACGTAGCCGCCCAGCGCATAGAAGCCCGGCGAGGCGAGGCTCAGTTGCCCGGCCTGGAGGGGAAAGTACAGGCTCAGGCCCAGCAGGCCCGCCTGCACCATCGTCACGATCAGGAAGCCGTAGGTCGCGAGAAAGTCGCTCATAGATAGACTCCGATTGAATCGGTAATGGAAGGACTCCATTCGAGCGAAGCGAGGAGGAGAGGAAGGGATCGCGGACGTGGAGTCAGGCGCATGTGGACCTGCGAGAAATGGGCCAGGAAAGGCGAGGGGCCGCCCCTGAACCGGAGGCCACCTTGGGCAGGGGTGCTCTTTTCCGGGTTGTCCACGAAACAGGCACTGTCCCGCTCATACCTTCTGGATCGCCGCTTTGCCCAGCAGGCCCTGGGGCCGCACGAGCAGGATCACGAACAGCAGCGCGAAGGCCACCGCGTCCTTGTACGCCGAGTAGTCGGCCGGCACGAAGGCCTCGGCCAGCCCGATGACCAGGCCCCCCAGCACCGCGCCCGGAATGCTGCCCAGACCCCCCAGCACGATGACCGCCAGCCCTTTGAGGCCGTAGGTGATGCCGAAGTACGGCCCCGCCACCCCGAAGGCCGTGCCGACCAGCGTGCCCGCCAGCCCGCCCAGAAAGCCCGAGAGGAAGAACGTGATGAGTACGAAGCGGTCCACGCTGATGCCCAGCAGGCTCGCCGTACCGGGATTCTCCGCGACCGCCCGCAGCGCCTTGCCCACCTTGGTGCGCCCGATGACGTAGCCCAGGAGCGCGAGCATGACCATGCTGACCGCGAAGATGATGATCTGCACCGTGCGGATGACCACCGTGCGGTCCCCGATCTGGAAACTCAGGGCCGGGCGCACCTGCCCGTAGGCGTCGGCCGGGAAGGTGTAGATCTCGGCCCCGACCAGCAGCTGGATGAGGTTCACGATGACCAGCGACACGCCCAGGCTGCTGACCAGCGCCAGCAGCGGGTCGGCGCCGCGCGCGCGCATGGGCCGGAAGGCGAGGCGCTCGACGATCACCGCGACCACCCCGGCCAGCACCGCGCCGATCAGGGTCGCGAGCCCGAAGCTCCAGGGGTTGCCCGAAAAGGGCGAGGTGCCGGAAAACAGGGTCAGGCCCGCGAGCAGCCCGGTGCCGCCGAACTGCCCGACCACCAGCGTGTAGGTGAAGTAGGCCCCCAGCGTGAACACGGCCCCCTGCGCGAAGTTGATGATGCCCAGGATCGAGAAGACGAGGGTGTAGCCCAGCGCGAAGATGGCGTAGACGCTGCCGATGGCCAGCCCGTTGAGAAGGTTCTGAATGAATGCGCCGAAGTCCATGCGGTGTCCTCTCGCGTGCGGCAATGGGACACGCCGTCAGCCGGGGAACGGGAGGCTGACGGCGTAGGCCAGGGCCGGGGGAAACTCTGTGGAGTGGCCCGTTGTCCGTGCTGCGACCCGGAGGCGGTTCCGGGTCCTGGGCGGGCCGCGTCGCCTGGAGGCGTCCGGCACAGTGCGGGACGCCTCCGGAGGCCCTCCTACTTCACGAAGACGAAGGAGCCGTTCTTGGCGTCTTTCATCTTGACCTGCGCCACGAAGAATTCCTTCTGGTTGATCTCGCCTTCCTTGTCGAAGCGCAGCTCGCCCAGCGGCGTGTTGTACTTGCCGGCCAGGATCTGCTTGTTCAGCTCGGTGCGCAGGTCGCCCAGGTCCCACTGCGCGAGCTTCTTCTTGCGGTCGATGACGCGCAGGGCGTCGGCGAAGACCTGCACGCCCGCGTAGGCCTGCGCGGCGAACTGGGGCGGGTCTTTCTTGTACAGCGCGCGGTACTCTTTGACGAACACTTGGTTGGTGGCGCTGCTCTGGAGGGGGCTGTAGGCCTGGGCCACGAGCAGGCCGTCGCAGTCCTTCTGGCACACCGGAAACAGGTTGGTGGTGTTGAAGCCGTTGCCGCCCACGATCAGGCCCTTGTAGCTCAGCTGGCGCAATTGCTTGATGATGTTGCCGCCGTCGGCCGCGAGCGCCGAGATGACCACGAGGTCGGCCTTGGCGTTCAGTACCGCCGTCACCTGGGTCGTGAAGTCGGTGTCGGTGGTCTGCGACTTCTGGACGGTGGCGACCGTCAGCCCCTGCGCCTTGATGGTGTCCTGGAAGATGCCCGTCTCGCTGACCGAGAAGGCGTCGTTCTGGGCGTACATCACGGCCACGCGCTTGATCTTGGGGTCGATCTTGAGGGCCTGCTTGAGGGCCGCCGGGGCGATCACGGTCACGGGCGCCGACACGCGGGCGATGTAGTTGCCGATCTGCGGAATGCCCTTGGCGGTGTTGCTCGGCCCCAGCACCGGAATCCTGGCGCGCTCGGCGATGGGGTCGGCGGCGAAGGCCTGCTGCGAGAGCGTCGGCCCCACGATGCCCACCACCCGCTCCTTGGTGATCAGGTTCTGGAAGGCGTTGATGGCGCTGTTCTCGTCGCCCGCCGCGTCCTGGTACACGAGCCGGATGGGCGTGCCGCCGATGCCCCCGCGCGCGTTGATGAGCTTCTCGGCCAGTTTGGCCCCCGCGACCTGCTCCTGGCCGAACAGGGCGACGTTGCTGGTCTGCGCGACCGCGATCCCGATGGCGACCGGCGTCTCGACCTTCTGTGCCGATGCCGCGCCCAGCGCCGCGCCGATCAATGAACCCAGGACCACTCGTTTCATCTGTGCCTCCCCTAAGCCGCGCCGCGGCCCGAAGCTGAAATTTATGTGAAGAGTGGTGTCACTATGGGTGCGCGTTCTAGGGAAGTCAAGCTGAGAAGGAAGGAGATATGGCCGAAGTTCAAATAGCGGACTACCACCTGCGCATCTTCGAAGACGGTATGCCGGCGGATTGGACTGGGCTGCGCGCGAGCGCCGCACTCTTCGATGAATACGACGTGCAGAGCCGCGAGCCTGGGCCAGTCGGCGTGGTGGTCCTGAGCACCCCTCAGGGCCGTGAGCTGGTCGTGGCCCAGCATCAGCAACCGAGCGGGCCGGGGTTTCCACTGGGTGTCCTGCTCGTGCCCGAGACGGGCCTGCTGCTTATCGGTGCGGGCGAGCGGCTGCTGGCCTACGATATCCGGGTTCCGGAGCGGCTCTGGGAGGACCGGGCCGAGTTCGGGTTCTGGGCCTTCGCCCGGCACGGTGACGTGATCCTGATGCTGGCCGAACTGGAACTGGCCGCCTGGACCATGGGGGGCCGTAAACTCTGGACCATGTTTGTCGAGCCGCCGTGGTCCTACACGGTGCATGAACAGACCGTGACCCTGGACGTGATGGGACTGGTCCGGTCGCTGGATCTGCGTACGGGGACTCTGGTCGAAGGGAGCCTCTGAAGGCCCAGTCACCCTAGTGCTCGCGCGCGAACTGGCGCGCCTCGCTCACGCTCAGGGGCCGGGCGAAGAGGTAGCCCTGGCCGTAGTCGCAGCCCAGCTCGCGCAGGGCGTCGAGATGCCGCACCTCCTCGATGCCCTCGGCCACCACGCGCATCTTCATGTTCTTGGCCATCGCGATGATGGTGCGCACGAGTTCGGCGCTGCTGGCGCTCGTCAGCATGCCGCGCACGAAGGACCGGTCGATCTTGAGGGTGTCGAGTGGATACGAGTGCAGGTAACTGAGCGACGAGTACCCCGTGCCGAAGTCGTCGAGGTGCAGCCGCACTCCCAGGGCACGCAGCTTTTCCAGCGTCTGCCCGATGGCCTCGGGGCGGGCCAGCAGCGCGCCCTCGGTGATCTCCAGGTTCAGGCGTTCGGGCGCGAACCCGGTATCGGCCAGCACGCCGCGCACCTGTTCGTAGACGCCGGGGGCCGCGAAGTGCCGCGCCGAGAAGTTCACGTTCAGGCTCAGGGGGGGCGTGTGCGGGCTTTCCTGCTGCCAGCGCCGCAGCTGCGTGCAGGCTTCGCGCAGCACCCAGCGGTCGATGTCGAGCATCATGCCGCACTCCTCGGCCACGTCCAGAAAGGCTCCGGGCTCCAGCAGGCCGTGTTCGGGGTGTTGCCAGCGCAGCAGCGCCTCGAAGCCTGCCACCCGGCCCTCGTCCAGCGCCATGATCGGCTGGTACACCACGCGCAGCTCGCCCCGGCCCAGGCCGTGTTTCAGCTCGTTTTCCAGCCGGGCCATGCGGATGGTGTGCTCGCGCATCTGCGGCGTGAACACCTGGTGCCCCGCGCCGCCGCTGTGCTTGGCGCGGTACATGGCGATGTCGGCGTCGCGCAGGATGTCGGCCGAGCTGCCGTGCTCCGGGTGGGCCAGCACCACCCCGATGCTCACCGACAGCGCGATGTCCAGGCCGTGCAGGCGCATGGGGGGCCGCAGCGCCTCCTGGATGCGGCGCGCCGTGTCGGTGGCGTCCCCCGGCGAATCCAGCGGCGTGAGCAGCACGGCGAACTCGTCGCCGCCCAGGCGGGCCAGCGTATCGCCGGGCCGCAGCACCGCCAGGAGCCGCGCCGAGAGTTCGCGCAGCAGGGCGTCTCCGGCCGGATGTCCCAGCGTGTCGTTGACGCCCTTGAAGCGGTCGGTGTCGAGAAACAGCACGGCGTATTCCTCGGCTCCGGGACCGCGCGACCGGGCCAGCGCGGTGTCCAGGCGCTCGCTGAACAGGGTGCGGTTGGGCAGGCCGGTCAGGGCGTCGTGCGAGGCGTCGTGGCGCAGTTGCCGGGTGACGGTGCGCAGCTGGGCGGTGCGCGACTGCACCCGGTCCTCCAGCTCGTTGTTGAGCTGGTGCAGGGCGTCCTGGGTGCGCCGCAGCTCGGTGATGTCCATGCCGTGGCCGATGCACAGCGCCAGCTCGCCGTCCTCGCCGAACACCGGGGTCAGGGAGCGCAGCTGCACCGTATGGACGGGCGTGCCGAAGCTCTCCTCCCAGAAGATCGTGTCGCGGATCTGCCGGGCCTGGAGGTAGTGGTGCTCGCGCGCCCGGGCCAGCTCGGGGCCGAACTCGCGGTAGGCCACGTACTCGGCGTCCGTGCGCCCGATGATCCAGCGCCGGATCTCGGGCGAGGAGATGGCGGCCGGGTTGCAGAACACGTAGCGCTGCTGCGCGTCGAGGATGGCGACTGGCGCGGGCAGGGCACACAGCAGTTCCTCGTAGAAGGCCTGCGGCGCGAGCAGGTCGGCTCCCGCCGTTCCCGACAGCTCGCCGCTCAGCAGCAGGTGGTCGCCCGCCGCGCCGCTCAGCCGCGAGAGCGTACCGGTCCAGGCCGCGACCTCGCCGCCCTCGCCGCGCAGGCCCAGCGCGGTGCGCAGGGTCTCGCCCCCCCGCACCCGCGTCAGCAGGCCGCGCAGCCGCAGGCCTTCCAGTCCGTTCCCCAGGTGGGTGTCCAGCAGGGTGCCCAGGGCCGAGGCCCCCAGCAGGCGCGCGCTGGAAGGGCACATCGACACGATCTGCCCGGCCGGGCCGAGGATCAGGCTGGTCGTCTGGCCCTGCGGCGCGGTGACGGCGAGGCCGCCGGACCGCAGCTGTCCCGCGAGCTGGCCCAGAAAGGCGGCCCAGCTGCCGGGACCGGGCGGAATGGCCGCACTCAGGCCGTGGCGGTGCAGCAGTGCGTCCAGGTCGGGAATCATAGGGGCGGGGCCGTCCTTGTCCCGGGGAACCGGGGGGAGAAGTCCGCCGCCCCCACGGGGCAGCAGCCGGAAGCACTCTAAAGTGGAAAATCTTACAAACGGCTTGCGCCGTCCGGACTTCAGGTCAGCTTCATCCTGCGTTGGCGCGGGCCGCCCGCTGGCGCGCCACGAAGGCCAGGAAGTCGGTGCGCGGCAGGGTGTTGACTACCCCCGACGGGGTGAGCCCCGCCTTGCGCGCGACCGCCACCCCGAAGCGGGCGTCCGCGAGCCCCGAGGGCACGTGCGCGTCGGTGTTGATGGCGAAGGTCAGGCGGTCTCGCCACGCCAGCGCCACGCGCCAGTCGAGGTCCAGCCGGTAGGCGTTGGCGTTGATCTCGACGACCGTGCCGCACGCCTCGCAGGCGGCCAGCACGGCGTCCAGGTCGAAGGCGTAGCTGGGGC encodes:
- a CDS encoding putative bifunctional diguanylate cyclase/phosphodiesterase is translated as MIPDLDALLHRHGLSAAIPPGPGSWAAFLGQLAGQLRSGGLAVTAPQGQTTSLILGPAGQIVSMCPSSARLLGASALGTLLDTHLGNGLEGLRLRGLLTRVRGGETLRTALGLRGEGGEVAAWTGTLSRLSGAAGDHLLLSGELSGTAGADLLAPQAFYEELLCALPAPVAILDAQQRYVFCNPAAISSPEIRRWIIGRTDAEYVAYREFGPELARAREHHYLQARQIRDTIFWEESFGTPVHTVQLRSLTPVFGEDGELALCIGHGMDITELRRTQDALHQLNNELEDRVQSRTAQLRTVTRQLRHDASHDALTGLPNRTLFSERLDTALARSRGPGAEEYAVLFLDTDRFKGVNDTLGHPAGDALLRELSARLLAVLRPGDTLARLGGDEFAVLLTPLDSPGDATDTARRIQEALRPPMRLHGLDIALSVSIGVVLAHPEHGSSADILRDADIAMYRAKHSGGAGHQVFTPQMREHTIRMARLENELKHGLGRGELRVVYQPIMALDEGRVAGFEALLRWQHPEHGLLEPGAFLDVAEECGMMLDIDRWVLREACTQLRRWQQESPHTPPLSLNVNFSARHFAAPGVYEQVRGVLADTGFAPERLNLEITEGALLARPEAIGQTLEKLRALGVRLHLDDFGTGYSSLSYLHSYPLDTLKIDRSFVRGMLTSASSAELVRTIIAMAKNMKMRVVAEGIEEVRHLDALRELGCDYGQGYLFARPLSVSEARQFAREH